The Nitriliruptor alkaliphilus DSM 45188 genome includes a region encoding these proteins:
- a CDS encoding glycoside hydrolase family 13 protein, protein MYQVYLRSFADADCDGAGDIAGLRSRLPYLADLGVDAIWINPWYPSPLADGGYDIVDYRDVHPEAGTMADADEFISDAHALGIRVLLDIVPNHTSDQHPWFQQALASGVGSTARDRYLFRPGRGPGGDQPPNNWMSQFGGPAWTRVTEPDGQPGQWYLHLFAPQQPDLAWSHPEVRADFEDTLRFWFDRGVDGFRIDVANSLTKDVDLPDLDALELSHRTGPDREHPHWDRPDVHDIYRGWRKVADSYDPPRVFVAEAWVDTPERMAQYVRPDELHNAFNFDFLTSRWHAKSLRQVIDGNLAAQQAVGAPATWVLSNHDVARHPSRYARPQDEERGHNFDHLIGVPADHERGLQRARAAALLMLALPGSVYLYQGEELGLLEVEDLADEVLTDPTWERSGRTLRGRDGCRVPIPWSGDAPPFGFSPDGSAPPWLPQPAAWADRTVHAQAADPDSTLNLYRRALRQRADHPALGEGTMQWCDTPADVLMFARSPRFVCAVNFADTPLQLPPDAQITLSSGPLTGDGTLPQDTAVWLQTDR, encoded by the coding sequence GTGTACCAGGTGTACCTGCGCAGCTTCGCCGACGCCGATTGTGACGGGGCGGGAGACATCGCCGGCCTGCGCTCGCGGTTGCCGTACCTGGCCGACCTGGGTGTCGACGCCATCTGGATCAACCCGTGGTATCCCTCACCCCTCGCCGACGGCGGGTACGACATCGTGGACTACCGGGACGTGCACCCGGAAGCCGGCACGATGGCTGATGCCGACGAGTTCATCAGCGATGCCCACGCACTCGGCATCCGTGTGCTGCTGGACATCGTTCCCAACCACACCTCCGACCAGCACCCGTGGTTCCAGCAGGCCCTCGCCAGTGGCGTGGGCTCGACGGCACGCGATCGCTACCTGTTCCGCCCCGGCCGCGGCCCAGGAGGTGACCAGCCACCCAACAACTGGATGAGCCAGTTCGGCGGTCCGGCGTGGACGCGGGTGACGGAGCCCGACGGCCAGCCCGGCCAGTGGTACCTGCACCTGTTCGCCCCCCAACAGCCGGACCTGGCATGGTCGCACCCAGAGGTCCGGGCCGACTTCGAGGACACCCTGCGGTTCTGGTTCGATCGTGGCGTCGACGGCTTCCGCATCGATGTGGCCAACTCCCTGACCAAAGATGTCGATCTGCCCGACCTGGACGCGCTCGAGCTGTCACACCGAACAGGCCCGGACCGCGAGCATCCCCACTGGGACCGCCCGGATGTCCACGACATCTACCGGGGTTGGCGCAAGGTCGCCGACAGCTACGACCCACCGCGCGTCTTCGTGGCCGAGGCCTGGGTGGACACGCCTGAGAGGATGGCCCAGTACGTGCGGCCAGACGAGTTGCACAACGCCTTCAACTTCGACTTCCTCACCTCGCGCTGGCACGCCAAGTCACTTCGCCAGGTGATCGATGGGAACCTGGCGGCCCAGCAGGCCGTGGGCGCTCCGGCCACCTGGGTGCTGTCCAACCATGACGTCGCCCGCCACCCGTCTCGCTACGCCAGGCCCCAAGACGAGGAACGGGGGCACAACTTCGACCACCTGATCGGTGTCCCCGCCGATCACGAGCGCGGCCTGCAACGGGCACGCGCGGCGGCCCTGCTGATGCTGGCCCTGCCCGGCAGCGTCTACCTGTACCAAGGCGAGGAGCTCGGCCTGCTCGAGGTGGAGGACCTCGCCGATGAGGTGCTGACCGATCCGACCTGGGAGCGATCGGGCCGCACCCTCCGAGGCCGGGACGGCTGCCGGGTCCCCATCCCATGGTCAGGCGACGCCCCGCCGTTCGGGTTCAGCCCCGACGGGTCAGCCCCGCCATGGCTGCCACAACCAGCAGCCTGGGCGGATCGCACCGTCCACGCCCAGGCTGCCGACCCCGACTCGACCCTGAACCTGTACCGCCGGGCCCTGCGCCAACGTGCCGACCACCCCGCCCTCGGCGAGGGCACCATGCAGTGGTGTGACACACCGGCGGACGTGCTGATGTTCGCGAGGTCCCCACGCTTCGTCTGCGCCGTCAACTTCGCGGACACGCCGCTGCAACTGCCCCCGGATGCACAGATCACGCTCAGCAGCGGACCCCTGACCGGCGACGGAACGCTGCCGCAGGACACGGCCGTCTGGCTACAGACTGACCGGTGA
- a CDS encoding carbohydrate ABC transporter permease, producing the protein MSTDQVAIPAIEGTEAAGGKGLKGSEGGVTDSRSQAIVRAIIVAVIVIWLVPTVGLLITSLRSQGAIDTSGWWTVFTSLGDTSQWTLDNYRQVLTSGGFDSAFLNTLIVAVPATVMPITMAAFAAYAFSWMDFPGRHPLFVLVVALLVVPLQVALIPILRLYAGGPEFDVSWLSPVVGAVTGLDAQTVTVGIPLSLNGTFLGVWLAHMGFGLPLAIYLLRNFMGSLPSEIIESARVDGADHFSIFTRLVIPLSVPALASFVIFQFLWVFNDFLVALIFLGETAEVRVLTIALNSLNGQFGESWHLLTAGAFVSMVMPVAVFFSLQRFFVRGMTAGAVKG; encoded by the coding sequence ATGAGCACCGATCAGGTGGCGATCCCGGCCATCGAGGGCACCGAGGCTGCCGGCGGCAAGGGTCTGAAGGGCAGCGAGGGTGGGGTGACGGACTCGCGCAGCCAGGCCATCGTGCGCGCCATCATCGTCGCAGTCATCGTCATCTGGCTGGTGCCCACGGTGGGCCTGCTCATCACCTCGCTGCGCTCCCAAGGAGCCATCGACACCAGTGGCTGGTGGACCGTCTTCACCTCGCTCGGTGACACCTCGCAGTGGACGCTCGACAACTACCGGCAGGTGCTCACCTCGGGCGGCTTCGACAGCGCCTTCCTCAACACCCTGATCGTCGCCGTCCCCGCGACCGTGATGCCGATCACGATGGCCGCCTTCGCGGCCTACGCCTTCAGCTGGATGGACTTCCCCGGACGCCACCCGCTCTTCGTCCTGGTCGTCGCACTGCTCGTGGTGCCGCTCCAGGTCGCGCTCATCCCGATCCTGCGGTTGTACGCCGGTGGGCCCGAGTTCGACGTCAGCTGGCTCTCACCCGTCGTCGGCGCGGTGACGGGCCTGGATGCGCAGACGGTCACCGTCGGGATCCCGTTGTCGCTCAACGGCACGTTCCTCGGCGTGTGGCTGGCGCACATGGGCTTCGGGCTGCCGCTGGCCATCTACCTGCTGCGCAACTTCATGGGATCGCTGCCGTCGGAGATCATCGAGTCGGCGCGCGTCGACGGTGCCGACCACTTCAGCATCTTCACCAGGCTGGTCATCCCGCTGTCCGTCCCTGCACTTGCATCCTTCGTCATCTTCCAGTTCCTGTGGGTCTTCAACGACTTCCTCGTCGCCCTGATATTCCTCGGCGAGACCGCAGAGGTCAGGGTCCTGACGATCGCGCTGAACAGCCTGAACGGGCAGTTCGGCGAATCGTGGCACCTGTTGACCGCCGGTGCGTTCGTCTCGATGGTCATGCCCGTCGCGGTGTTCTTCAGCCTGCAGCGCTTCTTCGTCCGGGGGATGACGGCCGGGGCGGTGAAGGGATGA
- a CDS encoding carbohydrate ABC transporter permease codes for MADLQVKDLNTPAQDGPRAAGRRVTLAQSLAVSALSAVGVFAVPVLTYVVLNGTFTTIDGAVPGLIVAIIAILIGVVGVFAMYMAVDKAINRLPLTIAARVRPWAWAGPAVVVVAIYLIYPAVATIQLSFMDATGDNFIGFDNYAYVFSDPAMLRSLRNTALWIFVVPAAAVSIGLGFAVLADKLTRAESVAKSIIFLPMAISFIGAGIVWRFVYSFRLDGAGEQIGILNAIKTGLGGAPVDWLAIVPWNNLMLMVIMIWLQTGFAMVILSSAIKGVPSEMLEAGRLDGATEIQLFWRIVVPSIKSSIVVVFTTMVIGVLKVFDIVWVMTGGQSGTEVIAERMIRNMFTFRHFGRGSAVAVFMFVAVIPVMIINVRRFREEELTR; via the coding sequence ATGGCGGATCTGCAGGTCAAGGACCTCAACACGCCCGCACAGGACGGGCCGAGGGCAGCCGGCCGCAGAGTGACGCTGGCACAGAGCCTGGCCGTCTCGGCCTTGTCGGCGGTCGGAGTGTTCGCGGTCCCGGTGCTCACCTACGTCGTGCTGAACGGCACCTTCACCACCATCGACGGCGCGGTGCCCGGCCTGATCGTTGCGATCATCGCCATCCTCATCGGCGTGGTGGGTGTCTTCGCCATGTACATGGCGGTCGACAAGGCCATCAACCGCCTGCCCCTGACCATCGCCGCGCGCGTCCGGCCCTGGGCGTGGGCCGGCCCCGCCGTCGTGGTCGTGGCGATCTACCTGATCTACCCGGCGGTGGCCACGATCCAGCTGTCCTTCATGGACGCGACCGGCGACAACTTCATCGGGTTCGACAACTACGCCTACGTCTTCAGCGATCCCGCGATGCTGCGATCGCTACGCAACACCGCGCTGTGGATCTTCGTGGTTCCCGCCGCGGCGGTATCGATCGGACTGGGGTTCGCCGTCCTCGCCGACAAGCTGACCCGCGCCGAGTCCGTGGCCAAGTCGATCATCTTCCTGCCGATGGCCATCTCCTTCATCGGCGCCGGCATCGTGTGGCGCTTCGTCTACAGCTTCAGGCTCGATGGAGCGGGCGAGCAGATCGGGATCCTCAACGCCATCAAGACAGGGCTGGGCGGTGCGCCCGTGGACTGGCTGGCCATCGTGCCCTGGAACAACCTGATGCTGATGGTGATCATGATCTGGCTGCAGACGGGCTTCGCCATGGTGATCCTCTCCTCGGCGATCAAAGGGGTACCCAGTGAGATGCTCGAAGCGGGTCGACTGGACGGGGCCACGGAGATCCAGCTCTTCTGGCGCATCGTCGTCCCGTCGATCAAGTCCTCGATCGTCGTGGTGTTCACCACCATGGTGATCGGCGTGCTCAAGGTCTTCGACATCGTGTGGGTGATGACCGGGGGTCAGAGCGGCACCGAGGTCATCGCCGAGCGGATGATCCGCAACATGTTCACCTTCCGGCACTTCGGCCGGGGATCCGCGGTCGCGGTGTTCATGTTCGTCGCTGTCATCCCGGTCATGATCATCAACGTCCGCCGGTTCCGCGAAGAGGAGCTGACGCGATGA
- a CDS encoding ABC transporter substrate-binding protein has translation MKLRMRSLAGAMAMGLVLMGCSVSVQEAGPDQAVGGGAAAEAENTGRVSIAGAATGADGAAIQTIIDEAVNAEADFVATYTGSDSFEQNIVIQIEAGTPPDIGFYPQPGAVLEQAAQGNIIALDDLGFDITELEARFGSYMMSLGAYEGRYYGMPDTLNFKSAIWYSPPAFEEAGYAIPGTWDELLALSDQIVADGKSPWCIGTGSEAATGWPATDWLEDIVLRQAGTDVYDAWVTGDQPFDSPEIRAAFETFGDVIFTEGYVFGGHENIASTDFRDAPDPMFRDDPPCYLHRQATFIPSFFPEGLTPIEDYDFFPFPPIDGQEGVLMAGGMSVVFNNRPEVRDFLDRYTHADVQCRFGSTGTGSSISANFTVDPDCYENPLTQQAAATLSTALQDEVARFDASDLMPPAVGSGEFWNGMNTYTNTGPDSLDTLLPAIDAAFP, from the coding sequence ATGAAGCTGCGCATGCGTTCGCTGGCCGGAGCCATGGCCATGGGGCTGGTGCTGATGGGATGCAGCGTCAGCGTCCAGGAGGCGGGACCAGACCAGGCCGTTGGCGGTGGGGCTGCCGCCGAGGCCGAGAACACCGGCCGGGTCAGCATCGCCGGGGCCGCGACCGGCGCCGACGGCGCAGCGATCCAGACCATCATCGACGAGGCAGTCAACGCCGAGGCTGACTTCGTGGCCACCTACACCGGTTCGGACTCCTTCGAGCAGAACATCGTGATCCAGATCGAGGCAGGCACTCCTCCCGACATCGGCTTCTACCCTCAGCCCGGCGCGGTGCTCGAACAGGCAGCACAGGGCAACATCATCGCCCTCGACGACCTCGGGTTCGACATCACCGAACTCGAGGCGCGCTTCGGCAGTTACATGATGTCCCTCGGCGCGTACGAGGGCCGGTACTACGGCATGCCCGACACGCTCAACTTCAAGAGCGCCATCTGGTACAGCCCGCCGGCGTTCGAGGAGGCCGGGTACGCGATCCCCGGGACCTGGGATGAGTTGCTCGCCCTCTCCGACCAGATCGTCGCGGACGGCAAGAGCCCGTGGTGCATCGGCACCGGATCCGAGGCCGCGACCGGATGGCCGGCGACGGACTGGCTGGAGGACATCGTCCTGCGGCAGGCCGGGACCGACGTCTACGACGCCTGGGTCACCGGTGACCAGCCGTTCGACTCCCCGGAGATCCGCGCCGCGTTCGAGACCTTCGGTGACGTCATCTTCACGGAGGGCTACGTCTTCGGCGGTCACGAGAACATCGCCAGCACCGACTTCCGTGACGCCCCCGACCCCATGTTCAGGGACGACCCGCCCTGCTACCTGCACCGGCAAGCGACGTTCATCCCCAGCTTCTTCCCCGAGGGCCTGACCCCGATCGAGGACTACGACTTCTTCCCGTTCCCACCCATCGACGGCCAGGAAGGCGTGCTGATGGCAGGCGGCATGTCGGTGGTGTTCAACAACCGGCCCGAGGTGCGTGACTTCCTCGACCGCTACACCCACGCGGACGTGCAGTGCAGGTTCGGCTCGACAGGGACCGGCAGCAGCATCTCCGCCAACTTCACGGTGGACCCCGATTGCTACGAGAACCCGCTGACCCAGCAGGCGGCCGCCACGCTCTCGACGGCGCTGCAGGACGAGGTCGCGCGGTTCGACGCCTCCGACCTGATGCCACCAGCGGTCGGGTCCGGTGAGTTCTGGAACGGCATGAACACCTACACCAACACCGGGCCGGACAGCCTGGACACCCTGCTGCCGGCGATCGACGCGGCCTTCCCGTAG
- a CDS encoding substrate-binding domain-containing protein: MQDDAATPFFGAVNRGLEHATTTRGLVVLSGSTDADPERERALIKTMIEFRVEGLVVASAEGDDPVLRAETARGTAVACIDRVLEGATCDAVVSSNRDSTRRAVAHLCGIGHRRIAFLGGNLRVWTGRERHAGYHEAMLANGVDIDPALVVIDVDDVDRAARATRRLLDSPRPPTAIFSAQDQITTGAIIALHERGRQHDIAMFGFDDIPFAGQLSPAISTIVQDPYQLGVRAGELLLDRLADRSAKPARHVVLDAPLCHRQSGDIRPNE; this comes from the coding sequence GTGCAGGACGACGCCGCAACCCCGTTCTTCGGCGCGGTCAACCGCGGGCTGGAGCACGCCACCACCACGCGCGGCTTGGTGGTCCTCTCCGGGTCCACCGATGCTGACCCTGAGCGTGAACGGGCCCTCATCAAGACGATGATCGAGTTCCGTGTCGAGGGCTTGGTGGTGGCCTCTGCCGAAGGAGACGATCCTGTCCTGCGGGCCGAGACCGCCCGTGGGACGGCCGTGGCGTGCATCGATCGGGTCCTCGAGGGGGCGACATGCGATGCCGTTGTCAGCAGCAACCGCGACAGCACACGCCGCGCGGTGGCCCACCTGTGCGGGATCGGACACCGGCGGATCGCGTTCCTAGGTGGCAACCTGCGCGTGTGGACCGGTCGCGAGCGCCACGCGGGCTATCACGAGGCCATGCTCGCCAATGGTGTCGACATCGACCCCGCCCTCGTCGTGATCGATGTGGACGATGTGGACCGTGCCGCCAGGGCCACCCGGCGCCTGTTGGACAGCCCTCGTCCTCCCACCGCGATCTTCAGCGCGCAAGACCAGATCACCACCGGGGCGATCATCGCGCTGCACGAGCGTGGCCGTCAGCACGACATCGCGATGTTCGGCTTCGACGACATCCCGTTCGCCGGGCAGTTGAGCCCTGCGATCTCCACCATCGTCCAGGACCCCTACCAGCTAGGGGTTCGTGCTGGTGAGCTCCTGCTCGATCGCCTGGCGGACCGATCGGCCAAACCTGCCAGGCATGTCGTGCTCGACGCGCCCCTGTGCCACCGGCAGTCCGGAGACATCCGACCGAACGAATGA
- a CDS encoding DUF2199 domain-containing protein, with the protein MEYLVTGTCPSCGSPLSHHDRHIRFRLPDPVLEVPEEERPDRFWGNDLMLAAKDLGSFVRALLPVHLHDGGSLTFGLWLGVHPDTLRHLWEVWWEPEYAEVSFSGYIANELIPWSGSVLAMPVTAAPRDPDAAPYVIGSKDFTVHRIVTEEWDPQHVLPPYAHLL; encoded by the coding sequence GTGGAGTACCTGGTGACCGGAACGTGCCCGAGTTGCGGCTCGCCTCTGTCGCACCACGATCGGCACATCCGGTTCCGGCTTCCCGATCCGGTGCTCGAGGTCCCTGAGGAGGAACGGCCGGACCGGTTCTGGGGTAACGATCTCATGCTTGCCGCGAAGGACCTCGGATCCTTCGTTCGTGCCCTCCTGCCAGTCCATCTGCATGACGGAGGTTCGCTGACGTTCGGCCTCTGGCTGGGCGTGCATCCGGACACCCTTCGCCATCTGTGGGAGGTCTGGTGGGAGCCCGAGTACGCAGAGGTCTCGTTCAGCGGCTACATCGCCAACGAGCTCATCCCGTGGAGCGGCTCGGTCCTTGCGATGCCGGTCACGGCAGCGCCACGCGATCCGGACGCTGCTCCCTACGTCATCGGCAGCAAGGATTTCACGGTCCATCGAATCGTGACGGAGGAATGGGATCCTCAACATGTCCTGCCGCCGTATGCGCACCTCCTGTGA